Within Diabrotica virgifera virgifera chromosome 7, PGI_DIABVI_V3a, the genomic segment ctgttcccgaaattaataaattattgtgctcaaatgtgagcaaattctgcctcaaatgaacgggatctctgttgtctcaaaagagtcaaaacgtattgtcgaaacaccatgaaacaaagagaatgtcaaacttgtctcaaatttcaaatgtcaatagaaaaaaaacttttaaaatctccccaaagcaataataaattttacaatgacgttataacccattttgctacttcgaaacaacatagactaaatatacttaatttataaacaggtttaggttctaaatttataggaaaaaacaaaaaaaataaaaaaaataaaaaaaacaaaaaccaaaaattaatttaaatggcATACCTaactgaggagacaaaaccttcccgaccctgtccctaaaaccacgagccgccactgcttctACTGTAACCAGACAGTCAAAATAAGAATTGAGGATCAAATGTCAGAAGAAATAGAAATTCTTCGGGGTGTAAGATAAGGCTACAGTGGGAGCACTCAAAATAGAATTCTGTTTTGCTGAAGTCACAAAATGAATTTCACAATGCGAGAAtatgtgacgtcactaaaatataattttattttgcatGCTCCCActgctgtatattgtcaccactGCTCTTTAATACATATAGCGAAGTCGTCTTCCAAGAAGCTTTACGAGAGTGTATATGTTGATGACACTGTCATATTCAGTTCAACTCTACAAAGTCTGACAAACATACTGGAACAGCTGAAAAGTGTACCATATATGGTATTAAAATGAACTTAAAGAAAAGAAGATTCATGGTCATCACAAAACATCCAAAAGACAAAGAGACActccatattaataatatccaatatattaataatatccaTATTAATAATATCCAATAGAAAGGGTAGAGAAATATCTAGGAACATTGGTTAGTCAAAACAAACACAAAATATTAAAAGCCATATAGAAATAGCAAGGGTAAAATTTGTGAAGATGAAACATTTGTTATGTACTAGACACCTAAAATGGATCTAAATGGATGGATAAGGTTGTTGCGCTGCTACGTTTTTACAACTTTGTCTATGGATCTGAGGGCTCGACATTAAAGCAATTAGAGATTAATAAATTGGAAGCTTTCGAGCCTTGCTGTTATCGAATAATGCTAGGGATATCATgggtagacaaaattagcaatattGAAGTCCTTGACAGGATTAATAAGACATAAGAAATTATACAGACAATTAAGAGTCGGACGCTTGAATATTTCAGTCATATTATAGTAAGACATCCTCATTATAGTCTGCTATGTTTGATTGTAGAGGGCAAAATACAAGGTAAGAGATGTAGGAAGAAGACAAatcaggacctcgatttttgacccttcgcttcgttatcgaacatATTCGCTTCATATATGTTTAGTGtgcagatagcgaatgatcgataacgaagcgaagggtcaaaaatccaGGTCCTGCTAGTTATGAAATCTAAAGGAATGGTTTATTAGACTGAACCCTAAccaactatttagagctgctgTTGATATCCAACCTTCCATAGAAAATGAAACCTTAAGAAGAAAAAATGTCTTACCAAAGGAAGAATTTTGGATAATCTGTTATATTCTTTATGATTGCAATGTATATTAGATTTACACTGGTTAGCTTTTTTTATAAAAGCTTGTAAAAGAGATTTATTTTCTTCACAAAATTCATATCTTGGAAAATTCATTGCTaaactttattatttgtttacatattttaaaaatttgaaattctAACCACTAATTTTATTCGAttattctattcttctgttttgAAAACGTCATTCGTCActacatataatttatttttttcattttttgttgtaaaGAAAATTCATATGTATGTACATAAATTAAAAGAGAAGAAGAGTGTCATATATCTGTCAGTTGAATAAAATGTTAAGATAGAATTACGTAAATATTCCTAAAGCCTTTTAAAACTACCAATTTTACTTGTATCTTGGTAACAATTAATAACAAAGGTAAAATCTCAAGATAGATACATAATGTTGTAATAAATACATACACAAGTGACgaacaaaatatttataatatacgTTTAACCTAAAAATAGATTTGATAAATGGaacatttattattttagatGCTACGCAGTGCGCTCGTTCCTTGCAAAGATGCCCTCACGAATCCAAATATATTAAGGAATCTAACCGGTAGTTTTGGCGTTGTGCAGCTACAAAAAAGAGGTCAATCTACACAACCTGTACCAGCCCAGAGACCCTACTCTCCATTCAAACCAGACAAGAACAATTTAGGAGAATATGCATTTGCCCGTTTGGACGATCTTCTAAACTGGGGAAGGAAGGGTTCTATGTGGCCCCTCACCTTCGGTCTTGCATGTTGTGCTGTGGAGATGATGCACATGGCTGCTCCTAGATATGATATGGACAGGTAAAGTAAAAAGTTAGAATATGTCAGGGGTCATATTTTCAAATTCATTCGAGCATATTTCATATACAAAATAGGAAGAAATTCGCTCAAAATCCAGTTCTTATatacattttttcgtatatatgATGACTCGAATGGGTCTAAACCATTCGAATTTCAATGCTTGTATATGAATTAAAGTAATAAAAGTCACTGGGCTCGTGTATGTCAGATAAGATTTCAGCTGATAATTTTTAGGCgttgtatacaatatttttacattgaaCTTACATTGTAACATTGGATTCATCTCAATAAATTCGATCAGCTCTTTTTTTGTTCGGCAGATACTGAACCACCATATTTTATGCCCTTTTTTGCTCCTttcagataatttatttattttttatttatttattttacgggcaagcccaattctatAAAAATACATTACATTTTTTAACTGAACATAAAGTGTTACATAAATACATAGTGTacagataaaaacaataacataatataataaaaaaataacagacatacagaaatataaatataatatagaagTAAATATGTAATAGCAAATAATATCATAAAAACAAGTTAACAAATTAGACGTTTCACTCAAATATTGATCCCatataaatttcttttaaaacgactgatggagttgtcgaacagttgtaaattgtaaagggagtttgctaaattcaagactctgggtaagaacgaaaaaagtgaataattaaacctatggaatggtacataaaatgttcgcacttgtctagtggtgcgaggtggtacaaacagtgcgatcttattaagtagttgagaacaactgcatataccatttaagatcttgaataatagcaaaaggtccCTTTGTTTTCTCCAATTTGCAAGAGAGGGGACCTACAGTTGATGCTGCCATACAGTGTAATCTTGATAGGTATGAAGCTTAAAAGCAATGTAACGGAAGAAACTATTTTGGACTTGTTCAAGTTTCCTAATGTAGACCAAGTAGTGTGGGGACCACACTGAAGAACAATACTCGAGGTGAGACCTAACCAAGGAGAAGTAAAGAACTCTAATACTGGATATGTTTGTAAAATCACGAGTTGTTCTTTTTACAAAACCCACCATTTTCATAGATGTTTGAATGACATTGATGATGTGAGTATTGAAACAAAGAGAATTTTCAAAGAAACAAATTGTTTTAGATGACAAAATCACCATAAAATAGTAAAACtgtcaattatttttttttatttgagtttTGGTTGTTCCAATATGCAGTGTTGCTGGTGCAAATTTTTCTTGTATACATATAACATTTTGAAGgacatttaaaaatatacatttagaTTCGTATACAAAATTTTTCATTTGAGTTAATTCATATATGAAAAAATTGATTCAAAAGTACGACCCCAGTACGGAGATGAACTGTTCTGAATTTGTTCTAGTTTTGACAGAATCTGCACACAGCACAAAATAGTGCCACAATGAGGgcatttggctccgaattccatcttaatgcatcaatttacttgatattttcacagtaagtagggaatagctcaagaaacaaagtctaccctatattcTATGGTgctttttatcttggggtggttccgACCCCTTCCCAGGGGTGCAAAATTTTCTAGTCAAAATAACCACGGGAGTGGTGAgtaaacctaattctaagcaaaaactgttctatatatttttttgaaaattcaaacttcttaagttattcatggttgaaaatttgccattttcattgaaaacaaCTAAGAAATTTTTTGAAGCTTATGAAAAAACAAATGATTTGTTTTATAGTCCTTCAaatttcctttaaaattatttttaaatgaatactttatctttaaaatgaacaaagtaaaaaattccaataattttttttttcaatttgtagTGCTGTAAATTATAATCAGTTAGAACATGACTGTTTTTctttaaagtttaaattttttacattatttttctaTACATCTTttgtataaattttattatttttttctgcaaaTATCATTTTTTCCCTACTTTTATATTTTTCATCAAGAGAGGTGTAAAATTACAAAAACGGAGGTAATATACtgaaatcaaaaactaaaattttttttgagatgTGGTGCCGTAGGAAATGTACAGAATATCGTGGATAGATTAATAGAATGTACTTTTTAACCCATTCATGGATACAACTGCATATGCAAATGCTTACAAAGGAAAATGACTGTCTTGCATATGCAGTCACGTCTGTGAATGGGTTAAAGaggatttttataaaataaatgcaaacatttatactttaaaataatattttcttttcaTTCAAGGTATGGTGTAGTATTCAGAGCCTCTCCACGTCAAGCTGATGTGATAATTGTAGCTGGGACTTTGACAAACAAAATGGCACCGGCTTTGAGAAAAGTATATGACCAGATGCCTGACCCAAGATGGGTCATTTCTATGGGAAGCTGTGCTAATGGTGGTGGATATTACCATTATTCATACTCAGTTGTAAGgtgtgttttttattttaaataattattattctaaCAATACATTTGTAAAAGAAATACCCTAGAGCAGACTTATCAGGTTATGGCTCATATTTTTTATATCATAATAGTCATAGGCATTAAAGAAGTTTCAACTGAACAACTTCTAAGCTAAGGACTTCAAAGTAAACAAAGGGGTGAAGGTGACTATCTCCCTCACACTGTTTTACCTGATTGGAAACAAAAATAAGGAGGATAAACTtagcaaacaaaaacattattacagatcaacttgaAGTAATATCATAAATATGCAGATGATCTATTCATTATAGTGAAGTTAAAGAAATTAATAAGACCTACAGATGACACTTATAAGATTAGT encodes:
- the LOC114328069 gene encoding NADH-quinone oxidoreductase subunit B 2, giving the protein MLRSALVPCKDALTNPNILRNLTGSFGVVQLQKRGQSTQPVPAQRPYSPFKPDKNNLGEYAFARLDDLLNWGRKGSMWPLTFGLACCAVEMMHMAAPRYDMDRYGVVFRASPRQADVIIVAGTLTNKMAPALRKVYDQMPDPRWVISMGSCANGGGYYHYSYSVVRGCDRIIPVDIYVPGCPPTAEALLYGILQLQKKVKRMNTLQMWYRK